The DNA sequence CGCCCCTTCCTGCTGCTCGCGGTCGCGCTGACGCTCTCCGCCTTCGCCCTGTACGCCGTCGTCGTCACCCTGGTGCCGCTGCTCCTCGAACGCGGCTACTCCACCACCCAGGCCGCCTGGGCACTCGGCCTCGGCGGCCTCGGGCAGACGCTCGGCCGCACGCTCTACGCCGCCCTCGCCCGCGGCGTCCCGCCCGCCGCCCGCGCCGCCCTGCTGATCGGCTTGGGCGGGGCGACCACCGCCGCCTTCGCCCTGCTGGGCGGCCCCTATCCGCTGCTCGCCGTCCTCGCCGTCGTCGCCGGTGCCGTACGCGGCAACCTCACGCTGCTGCAGGCCACCGCCGTCACCGACCGCTGGGGGACCGCACACTACGGCCGGCTGTCCGCGCTGCTGGCCGCACCCGCGACCACGGCGTCGGCGCTCGCGCCGTTCGCCGGTACGGCGCTGGCGGGACCCCTCGGCGGCTACCCGGCCCTGTTCGCCGTGCTGGCCCTCGTCTCCGTCACGGCCGCCCTGTTCGCGCACCGGACGGCCGTCCCGCACCGCTCGCACCCCTGACGCCCCGCACCGGGTCACCCGGGCGCGGCCGGTGCCGCGGCCCGCCGCCGGGACGTAGGATCGGTCGCCGATATCGGTTTCGTCACTGCTCCGGGGCCGGGGCGGGAGGTGGGGAGAGGGTGCGGGAGTTCCAGCGGGGCGCGGTGCGGCTGCACATCCTCCACCACGCCGCCGAGGAGGAGATCCACGGCGCCTGGATGACCGGGGAACTGGCCCGCCACGGGTACCGGATCAGTCCGGGCACGCTGTACCCGACGCTGCACCGGCTGGAGGCCGACGGTCTGCTGGCCTCCGAGCAGCGGGTGGTCGACGGCCGTACCCGGCGGGTGTACCGGGCGACGGAGGCGGGCCGGCAGGCGCTGGCCGAGGACCGCCGGGCGCTGAGCGAGCTGGCCCGGGAGGTCCTCGGCGACGACTCCCCCCGCTGATCCGCCCGGCTCAGCCGCGCGCCGCGACCGCCCGGCGGATGCCGTACACGGCGGCGCCCGCCGCCAGGACGGCCGCCCCGGAGACCACCGACGGGAGGGGAAGCGCGCAGGCCAGAACGAGGCACCCGGCCAGCCCGACGACCGGGACGATCCGCGCCGGACGGCCCTCCTCGGGGGCGAGGGTCCAGGCGGAGGCGTTGGCGACGGCGTAGTACACGAGGACGCCGAAGGAGGAGAACCCGATCGCCGCCCGCACGTCCGCCGTCGCCGCGACGACGGCGACGACCAGTCCAACCGCCAGTTCCGCGCGGTGCGGCACCTTGAACCTCGGGTGGACGGCGGCCAGCGCGGGCGGCAGGTGCCGGTCCCGGGCCATCGCCAGGGTCGTCCGCGAGACGCCCAGGATCAGCGCCAGCAGCGAGCCGAGCGCGGCCACCGCCGCGCCCACCCGGACGACCGGCTCCAGCCACCCGGCGCCCGCGGCGCGCACCGCGTCCGACAGCGGCGCCGCCGCCGCACCCAGGCCCGCGGGGCCCAGCACCAGCAGCACGGAGATCGCCACCGTCACGTACACCACCAGGGTGATGCCCAGAGCCAGCGGAACGGCCCGCGGGATCGTGCGCCGCGGATCGCGGACCTCCTCACCGAGCGTCGCGATGCGCGCGTACCCGGCGAACGCGAAGAACAGCAGGCCGGCCGCCTGGAGCACCCCGCCGACGGTGGTGTCGCCGCCGATGGCCAGGCGCTCCGCCTCGGTCGTGCCGGACGTGAGCGCGGCGACCACCACCGCGGCGAGCACCGCCAGGACGACGGCGACGATCACCCGGGTCAGCAGGGCCGACTTCTGCACACCGGTGTAGTTGACGGCGGTCAGCGCCACCACGGCGGCCACCGCCACGGCGTGGGCCTGGCCGGGCCACGCGTACGAGCCGACCGTCAGCGCCATCGCCGCGCAGGAGGCGGTCTTGCCGACCACGAAACCCCATCCGGCGAGGTAGCCCCAGAACGCGCCGAGCCGCTCGCGGCCGTAGACGTACGTGCCGCCCGAGGCCGGGTAGCGGGCGGCGAGGCGGGCGGAGGAGGTGGCGTTGCAGTAGGCGACGACGGCGGCCAGGGCCAGCCCGATCAGCAGCCCGGAGCCGGCCGCGCGGGCGGCCGGGGCGAGGGCGGCGAAGATGCCCGCGCCGATCATCGAGCCCAGGCCGATCACCACGGCGTCGGTCACCCCCAGCCGCCGGTGCAGCTCGTCCGGCACCCCGACGGTCGACGGCTTGCTCATGGCCCACTCCTCCGGCGGCACGGCCGCACCTGTGACGGACTTCGATATCGGCAGACGATACGGGACCTCGGTGGCCGCCCGGGTCCCGCCCCGGGGCCGCAGGACGAAGGTCCGGCGGACGGTTACCCTGGTGCCCTGCGGCGGCCCGGGCGGGCGGCCGCGCGGCGGTGGGGCTCGCCGCACCCGAACCGCGGCGGTGACGCCGCCGACAGTCCCTACTGGTGATCGCAGCCGCCCGGACGCA is a window from the Streptomyces capillispiralis genome containing:
- a CDS encoding APC family permease, whose amino-acid sequence is MSKPSTVGVPDELHRRLGVTDAVVIGLGSMIGAGIFAALAPAARAAGSGLLIGLALAAVVAYCNATSSARLAARYPASGGTYVYGRERLGAFWGYLAGWGFVVGKTASCAAMALTVGSYAWPGQAHAVAVAAVVALTAVNYTGVQKSALLTRVIVAVVLAVLAAVVVAALTSGTTEAERLAIGGDTTVGGVLQAAGLLFFAFAGYARIATLGEEVRDPRRTIPRAVPLALGITLVVYVTVAISVLLVLGPAGLGAAAAPLSDAVRAAGAGWLEPVVRVGAAVAALGSLLALILGVSRTTLAMARDRHLPPALAAVHPRFKVPHRAELAVGLVVAVVAATADVRAAIGFSSFGVLVYYAVANASAWTLAPEEGRPARIVPVVGLAGCLVLACALPLPSVVSGAAVLAAGAAVYGIRRAVAARG
- a CDS encoding PadR family transcriptional regulator, whose amino-acid sequence is MREFQRGAVRLHILHHAAEEEIHGAWMTGELARHGYRISPGTLYPTLHRLEADGLLASEQRVVDGRTRRVYRATEAGRQALAEDRRALSELAREVLGDDSPR